From the genome of Bradyrhizobium sp. ORS 278:
CGGCATGGTCTGCGGCGCGCTCCTGGCAACACGCATGCTGCGACGCCTGCCGTTCGGCACCGTGATCGGGCTCGGTCCTGTCACCGGCTTTGCTGCCGCGCTGATGATGGCGCTTACCACCTTCTTCCCTTCTCCTCTTCTTGCCGCACTGAGCTTCTTCATGCTCGGCGCGGGACCCATCCTGTGGGTGATTTCGACCACCACCTTGCGCCAGTCGGTGACACCGGCGGGACTGCTCGGCCGCGTCTCGGCCATCAACATCCTGAGCTACGGTGCCCGCCCGGCGGGCTCGCTGCTCGGCGCCATCGTCGGGGGCCGCTACGGCGCCGACGCCTGTCTCTATCTCGCCGCGGGAATTTTCGGCCTGCAGGCCCTGATCATCCTCACCTCGCCCGCGGTTGCGATCGCGCGCCAGCCGGAGCCGCAGCCGGCCTAGCGATAGACCAGGATCGGCACGGTCGAATGCGTCAGCACCTTCAGGGTCTCGCTGCCGAGAAGAGCGGAGACGCCGCGCAGCCCGTGCGAGGCCATCAGCACCAGGTCACACCCATGATTGCGCGCCGTCTCGACGATCGCCTCATAGGGCTTGTCGTGCTCGACGCAGAGCGTGGCGCAGGCAACGCCCGCCTGCTCTGCATCCTCCTTCACGTGATCCAGATATTTCGCGGTCTGATCGGCCACCAGCGACTTGTATTGTGCGAGCGCCTTGGTGGCAGCGTGCGGATCGACGACGAGGGAATGCAGAGGCGTCGACAC
Proteins encoded in this window:
- a CDS encoding universal stress protein, with amino-acid sequence MYTHILLPTDGSDLSRAAIRHGVALARATGAKVTALVVSTPLHSLVVDPHAATKALAQYKSLVADQTAKYLDHVKEDAEQAGVACATLCVEHDKPYEAIVETARNHGCDLVLMASHGLRGVSALLGSETLKVLTHSTVPILVYR